Proteins from a single region of Apium graveolens cultivar Ventura chromosome 7, ASM990537v1, whole genome shotgun sequence:
- the LOC141673422 gene encoding uncharacterized protein LOC141673422, which translates to MPTIKAYNGTENPDNHVKTFSNALLLHPVNDTIKCRAFPQNLPGIAQRWYRHLSLNYMGSFKELSQAFIKQFISGRVHEKSSTSLIGIVQPAKESLKDYLNRFTKEASKVPNLEDKVAMIALQQWTRYEFFKMSLAKRPHESMLQLQNRAGKYIKVLESMKKIVVSNEPTGNKKRKTDQEYDAKDKYPQIGKGSNSSLRRISNKGSLNMHG; encoded by the coding sequence atgcccaccatcaaagcatatAATGGTACTGAAAACCCTGATAATCATGTCAAGACATTCTCTAACGCCCTGCTGCTACATCCCGTGAATGACACTAtcaagtgtcgggcctttcctcaaaacCTACCGGGTATAGCTCAAAGGTGGTACCGCCATCTATCCCTAAACTATATGGGATCTTTCAAAGAATTGAGCCAAGCTTTCATCAAGCAATTTATCAGTGGTAGAGTACACGAGAAGAGTTCTACTTCTCTCATAGGCATAGTCCAACCAGCAAAGGAGTCCCTGAAAGACTACCTGAACCGATTCACGAAGGAGGCTTCGAAGGTCCCTAATCTTGAagataaggtagctatgatagccctaCAACAATGGACTAGAtacgagttttttaagatgtctctAGCCAAACGCCCTcatgaaagcatgttgcagctccagaaTAGGGCcggaaagtatatcaaggtgcTGGAAAGTATGAAGAAGATAGTTGTGAGTAATGAACCCACTGGAAACAAGAAGCGGAAGACGGATCAGGAGTACGACGCCAAGGACAAATATCCTCAAATTGGAAAAGGCTCTAACTCATCTCTAAGAAGAATCAGCAACAAAGGTTCACTGAATATGCACGGCTAA